The sequence ATTTGGtatagaatctttttttttttttccatacaaTAAACAATGTTTATAGTACATGTTTGAACAtcattatgattatttttcatattctctttttgttgaattatttcatgacttcttatttttattattattaattattgaattcaatTGTGAGCAtcataattttctattatattttgtacgttgctattaaaaatttatcaaatgatCCTATTCGaaatttatctctctctctctctctctctctctttctctcgtGTATAcgagcaaaaaaaatattaaaaattagatttgtatGTGAATAGTAACCATGTATGTTTGCATGGTTATTGTTATAACAATCCAAATTCACACAAATTTACGTGAAACGATGTGAGTGATTTTGGAattaaatatgcaaaatttatcatttatgcaATTATATATTAACTGATATGAGTGTTCACGGGTTATGTTGGATTGAAAACTTTGTCAACCCAAACTTGACCCAACCCATATTTAGAGCTTGTTTGGCATAAGTTTcagcttttagcttttaattttcatatataactttttaaagtctcactttttttccatttttttcactttttcaaatttttttcaaggtaTAAGTATACTTAGTGTTCAtttggaaacaacttatttaaatttttactgaaaatgtgctaaaatatacttataccttgtaatttttatgaaaaattaaaaaaataaaaaataaaaaataaaaaaaaaaacaaaaaaagtaaggttttaaaaagttttatataaaagttaaaaattaaaagctgaGTTTATAATCTAATTCTAAACAGACACTTAAAAGGATCTAGAACCCAACATATTATTAATCCATGATTTTAGAATAAGGGTGAATTGGTGGCTTAAATTCTCAAGCAATAgtgatacaaaaaaaaaaaaaaaaaatcattaaaaggTATCAGATTTTTTTCCCCcgcaaaattttggtttcattaCTTGATTTTCAAGAAACTAAAAGGTCCACATCTAACAATTAAATGATTTCACAAGTTACACCAGCACCTAAACCCACACTTCGTTTCTATTTGCATAGGTAAATAGGACCATCCCAGTTTGTTGTAGACCAAAAACAACGTTATTCTTTGCTTATTATCACAAAAGGATCTCTCCTTTTGGTTTATTCACACCAGACTGTggaactttaaaataaaaaatccactaagaatattaagaaaaaaaaaagtactaattaTTGAGGAAAAATGGCTTGCAAACGTAACAACATGATTCTGAAATTATGGCCAAAAAAGCAAGCATTGAAAAATCTCCATAATAGTGGATTGGTAATAGGGGCACCTCTTAGACCTCTAGAGTCTCTAGACTAtcgaaaggaaaaaaaataggaagCGAACCAAGACATCAGATCAGAGAGTTGGCCTCTCAAAATCACATCAACAGAAAcccctattttttttggattttgattctctttgctattttaaaaaaaaataaaaataaaacagattctctttctttcaataGGCTTTCAGAGTTCACTTTCTCCATGTTTAAGCTGGAATGAGTAAAAAATTGAGAGTGGCgcgtgttaaaaaaaaaaaaaaaaagttggacaacaataatttacacaatttttgcCATTGTGAAAATACACTAATAGATCCATTTGAGTATCTCTTTACTACCTACAATTTGTCATATGACATGTGGCTAGTTATGGTAAAAATTAGGtaaatcattattattattattattttgagaatattaagtattttaacaTATACAGGGAGAAGGtcttaaagaaattgataataATATATATCCAAATCGACTAACTCTTGAATACAAAGTACAAATTCGATAAATTATTAGAGCAATGATAcaatcaaaaattattttaaaatatttttataaataattgatgTAGCAAAAGTTGGGTCCATATTTTATAGTTCTCAATTCCATCTAAAGGCCAGTAGTCCtcatttttacttatcaattATCACTTGTTATATTAGTagtgtggggcccggcccaaaaataatgggttattccaaattcaggcccgaccgaggagcgtcctgtccgaagagaagccacatatgaagcattactcaatcccaataacggcaaggaaacctgtccgaggagtaactcctcctcggatatcacaaagcccagacgaggaactctccccagccaattcagttcatcctcccaacatataaaatgaataaaatccaaaatatctcacggaaagctaccaccacattaattgcgccccaactaccctcttggccgcattaatgagaaaaagacccctgaacagtaccaccttgacttctgcaactcacaaagggagtgatgagggcggctgatgggacagatactcaagtagatgcttagatgatcaacaagtgtaaggttgagatgagaggaggagaactatataatatagtggagtccctcaaagaaggggacggagAAACTGTATTaggaactgaagaaatagaatcatacgtgAGAGAttcattcttgtgtttttattttctacaacaatattgtccatgtatcagaccgaataggctcactgagactaagttctttgacccatcctctacaaatatttattgtgggttgcgttTTGGatcaaggcctgatcaatagaatttgggccaagaAAATCGTTCAACTACAagtagtttattaaaaaaactatgaCTTTTacattttctaaattattatGATTCtagcttaataaaaaaaagccttagttcttatcaaaaaaaagaaaaaagaaaagaaaagaagaagcctTAGTCAGTTCCAGATACAGGAAGACTCAGTACAATCTCAGTAGTACACACTACACAACTCACGTCCCTCTCAATTTCtgcacacacaaacacacactagcACACCCCTCCCCAACCTGACAACTCGTATCACCCACCTGATTtgcctctctcactctctctctttcttttctttctttcttgggtCTTTCCACAGTTTCTCTTTTTCAGTCACCAACCTTcgctttacaaaaaaaaaaattacaagaaaaagaaaccacataCAATACTTTATACAcagatagagggagagagagtgtgtATGTTTTTGTGTgactttagagagagagagagaggttggtTCAAGTTCTAACATTTTCATGTCTTTGTGGAACATGTTATGTTGTTAATCACCACCATAACCATTCTATAGTCATGACTCCCAATGCCTTTCTCGTCttccaccttcttcttcttcttcttcttcttcttctcccttcAGCTCCACTTTGTATGTCCTATGAGCCTCGTAACCATGAGGGTAAGCAAACCCCTTGAACCATATACAGTAaagttttcatctttttcttctttttaagtttttgttcaaaaatttagtctgtttttttttcttttgttgtagtGGAGGCATTGATAAGCATTAAAGTAGGTCTGAGTGATCCACATGGAGTGTTGAACAACTGGGATGAAGACTCTGTGGATCCTTGTAGCTGGGCCATGATCACCTGCTCTCCTGAAAACCTTGTCATAGGCTTGTGAGTTGTtgtattcttctttctttcttttttttttttttttggttctattAACTTTAATGTCATACAAAAACTGACTACTCCAATTTCGTTTCTGGCTCTTTTGCAGTGGAGCTCCAAGCCAATCTCTCTCTGGCACTTTATCTGGGGCCATTGGAAATCTCACTAATCTTAGACAAGCGTAAGAATTTCTGGGTCATAGTTTGTTTTTGGTGTTAATTGCTTGGCcttttgaaagttgaaatttttggCTGTCTGTGTGAAGGTTATTGCAAAACAACAACATCTCTGGCAATATACCACCGGAGCTGGGCACACTTCCAAAACTTGAAACGTTGGATCTATCTAACAACCGATTATCCGGTGTGGTTCCAGGGTCTCTGGCCCAGTTGAATGGTCTCCAATACCTGTGAGTAATAGTATCTCACTGTGTTTGTTGTTATTCTGCTCTCTAATTTAattggttgccaagaaagtgGAGCAAAGGAATATAAAGCACAATCTGATTTTTTAACGTTTTCTTTTGTCCTCgtttaaaacaaatatttatgcTCACAACCAATTAGTCATACAGTTGTAATACACTATTTTAAGGCGAAAATTgtaattatagatatacatacatatatatatatataccgtGTATAGTTTATGTTTTGGGATTATTTATGTAATTAATTAGATCTTAGTTAATACTGTTTATTTTTGTCATGTTATGAGACTAGGAGGCTGAACAACAATAGCTTGTCTGGGCCTTTTCCCGTGTTTTTGGCCAAAATTCCTCAGCTTGCTTTCTTGTAAGTATGGTTTTCCGTTGTTTCTCACTTTATGTTcatcattttgtttgtttgtcatCAGTGTGtcttgaaaactgaaacaatGTGCAATCTTTAATGTCTTTCTTCAATTGATGAAAACTATTTTTGTACGCAGGGACTTGTCTTATAACAATCTCAGTGGACCAGTGCCTAAATCCCCAGCTAGGACCTTCAAGTATGGTTACTGTGCCACTGCCACTGTCTCTCTCTGACTCTATTATGTAGACAATTATTGTATTTACCCTGATTTTGCTTTCTGTTTCACATTTGTCTTATCTCATCTAGCATTGTGGGAAACCCATTGATTTGTGGAACTAGTTCCAATGAAGGTTGCTTTGGATCAGTCACTCTTGTCCCTCCCTCCTCCTTCCTAGAATCGTCACCTGGTAATGCTCCAAAGTCTAAACCCTCCTCTGGTTTTAGACcacctctttctttctctcttacttttgtttatttaaaaataataatatttttactgGTCTCTGATAGGAAAACACAAGTCCAAGAAACTAGCAATTGCACTAGGGGTCACCATCAGCTTTATCTTTCTCTTATGTCTAGCAATTGCCATTTGGTGCAGAAAGAGACAGAGAAACCAAACTATCCTACACATCAATGGTCAGTAGTATTCACTATTCAATTGAGAAACTCCTCTAGTAAACGactgattttgattttttacctCAAATTGGTCTCTAATATTTTTTGCAGACAACCAAGAAGAGGGACTTACAAGCTTAGGCAACCTAAGAAAGTTCACTTTCAAAGAGCTCCAATCAGCCACCGAAAATTTTAGCTCCAAGAACATCCTAGGTGCTGGAGGTTTTGGAAATGTATATAAGGGAAAGTTGGGAGATGGAGCTATGGTGGCAGTGAAGCGGTTAAAGGATGTGACTGGAGCCACAGGGGAATCGCAATTTCGAACAGAATTGGAGATGATCAGCTTGGCAGTTCACCGGAATTTGCTTCGGTTAATTGGATATTGTGCCTCCCCTAATGAGAGGCTTCTGGTTTATCCTTACATGGCTAATGGCAGTGTGGCCTCCAGACTTAGAGGTTGGTCCTATCTTACTTTGCTGCAACTGCTGTCACTAAAATTCATTGTCAGCATGTCTGTAACtgaccaatttttatttaattaaaaaaaaaaaaaaaaacattgttggCATGATTGATTTTTATTGTTCTCTTGTTAGAGTACTGCAATACCCACAATTTGATCTTGCTATGGACCACAATTGTTTGGGGTCGTGTGCATATCTGTTTTAGTTCAAACGTCCAACATGTGTGTTTGGGGCCAACGTGTAGTTCATTTTAATTTCTGgatatcttttcttttgctttaatCATTAGTTGTTTCCAATGGCCAATTTCCTTATAATAACGAAATTCCAAatattgagaaatttttttaactttagcCTGATAGGTTTCTGTAATTTTCCAAATTTGTTGAACTGTTGGTCAATATAATAAGTCAAATTCTTAACCAAATAAATATACCACCAGACTGACTAATGATACAAAGAACAAAAAGGTTAATAGCCAAATTTAAGCTTAAGTTGAAACTTCCTTTTACTTTAGGCAACCTTATGGATGCTTTTTTCTTCCCATTTACAAGCtgtatttctcaaaaaatatgtACTTAATGAGTTTTGAGGaggctcttttttatttgataatgttTTTAGATCTTTAAAATTGCTATGAGACTATTTGATCAAAATCAAGAGGCAATCTTATCTGAAAGTCACTGTTAAGATGCTGAATCTGAATCTAGAATTTGTCCACCTatatgttataaatatatattaaccaCTCTGATCATTATATaattttgatgaataaattGTTGATGAACATGGTGTGACAAGTTAATCTGGAGGCATTCTGCTTTTCGTAAAATCTTACGAGtcaaatagaagaaaaaggGCAAAATGAATGGAAGTTGAAGAATGATTTCTTACTGACATAGAGCTACATCCTCCACAATGTGTTTTGCTGAGGCGTCAATGTTGATTTGATTACAACATTTTCTTCTAAGTGCTAAGAACTGTTCTTAAACCTAAATCCGCCATGTATTAGCAAACTGCTGATATCCCGTTTCGATTATGACAGGAAAACCAGTACTTGACTGGAACACAAGGAAGAGAATAGCAATTGGAGCTGCTAGGGGTCTTGTTTATCTACACGAGCAATGTGATCCAAAGATAATCCACCGAGATGTAAAGGCTGCTAATGTGCTCCTGGATGATTACTATGAAGCAGTTGTTGGTGATTTTGGCCTTGCAAAGCTCCTTGACCATGCAGACTCTCATGTTACCACTGCTGTCCGAGGCACTGTTGGCCATATTGCACCAGAGTACCTCTCTACTGGCCAGTCATCTGAGAAAACtgatgtgtttggatttggcATTCTCTTGTTAGAGCTCATAACTGGAATGAGAGCTTTTGAGTTTGGCAAAACTGTTAATCAGAAAGGAGCTATGCTTGAGTGGGTAAGTTTCCTCTGGAACTACTGTAAGCTTAAGTCTATAATTCTACGAGCAAATGAGAAGTATCTGGTAGGTTTGGCTTGGAAGTGAAGTTTTAAGGTCACACCAtaattttaattactatttagatagaatttgaatttcttttttggaagtGATGGCATGGTACATTCTCAGTTACTTCAAGGTATTGATAAAAGTACATGCAGAGGGTAATTTTACATAAGAAATTAGTGAGTGcttaggatttgcattgcattcAAGGCTACAGGGCAGCATGTAAATTAGGTTAGATGGAATTTATGATAAATTATCACTTATACCAAGAGTTCAAAGTTTTCAGCATTGGTAAATtcaatcatttaaccattattctaatgCTTCCTCTCTTGTGTTGGTCCAGACTCCTTAGTCCTTAATAAGTGGGGACTAATGCTTCCTCTATTATTCTAGTGCTTAGTTCCTGCGTAATTAGAGAGTGGGTTTTGTAGCTAATTTTTgtcccaaaaaataaagtagTGTTAACCCAAAAGCCTTGTATTTTCATGTATAAagctaaagaataaagttgatAATGTTGGTGACAGGTGAAAAGAATACAACAGGAGAAGAAAGTGGAAGTGTTGGTGGACAGAGAGCTTGGAAGCAACTACGACCAGATAGAGGTGGGGGAGATGCTGCAAGTAGCTTTGCTATGCACTCAATACTTACCAGCCCACCGCCCCAAGATGTCGGAAGTGGTCCGGATGCTCGAAGGTGACGGCCTGGCTGAGAAGTGGGCAGCATCACACAATAATACCAATCCCAGTATGAACCACTTTCACACTAACACTAATCCCGCTGCATCAAAACATGATGACAATGGTCATGATCGTTCAAGCATGTTTGGAGCTGGTGAGGATGATGATGAACATTCCTTGGATTCCTTTGCCATGGAACTCTCTGGTCcaagatagaaaaagaaagtacaaaaagaaatagaagaggaaagaaaaaaagaagaattctTTGTCTTAATTTGATTTCTTACAAGTCAAGATATCTTTGCTCCCAAAAAAATAGGTTTAGTTTTCTGTTTGATAAAACTTTTGTGTTGTTTATAATTGCTGGCCTTTCTAGGCTTGTAATGTAAATAGTGGGGTATTAGTATTAGTATACTTTTCCATTccccttttgcattttattttgtatgtattTGGTGGTTCAATTAGAAATGTAGGAAAGTATTAGGGGGGCATGCTATTTTGCTATGTGTGGGATAGGACTATATATAGTCTATACGATACATCATAAGATGCTCTGTTCCCAAGTGTGAGACAGAAGGTTTTGGTAAGGTTGATTTTGACTGTTTTTGACTGAAAAATGGTATGAAAAATTTGTACTGTTTTTCTTagctgtttgtttgtttgtttgtttggtggGGCAAGGGTGAAACTGTGAAACTGTGATAGGATGAGTGTCAAAAAAAGCATGAGCTGTAAggggttgttttttttttttttttgacaaatgtTTTCTTTTGATATTGCTTTAGCAGGGTCACGCTCCCTTTATTTTTGCTCGGTTTTTACTCTTTTTGGTAAATCAAATCCCTTTCACTCACTCCATCCCCACTACTTCTCACTTTTTATGTGAATAAGTTCCAAATTGCTGGACCTCTTTTGACCTTTTCCTCATATTCTCAAGAACATGCTCCAACCCCAGACAAAAAATGTCAGCAAGGCGTGGCCGACTGgccgttatgtctagaaaaaaaagCATAATAAAAACTTCTTTATCATTTGTTAAATCATATATTTGGTCTTTTGTGAAAACCCATATATTTGgtcttttaatttcaaaatctaCTCATCTttcttgaatattttttttctttacacttAAAACTTCTTTTATTAATCACAATTATTTGTTAACAAAAATTTGCTTATCTCAATATTCACCAATTATCGTTAACAGTTAAAAATACAGAAATTAGTCTTCTTACACTTACCACTTCAATTTGTTCCTCACCAAATGAATTATCAACTAATTTTGAGTCTAAAAACTAATACTAATAATGATAAGGAATAACAATAGTTTAGCAATGAAGAGGTATAGAGTAGCTaatgaaacttgaaagcaaaaagacttcaatttcaacaaatgaaaaatatttatgtcCTTTACGTATTGTCTGTGGTATTATATTTTGGATGGACGGGGCAAGAACTGGGTGAGAGATCTTTGTCTTGACCTGCACGACAAGGTAGGAATGAGTTTTGGTTGTCTTGCCACGCtctaaatatattatttactacGATCTCAATAATATTATAGCTTGTTTCGGAGAGGAGGATGAGTAAAAACTGTAGAATTGAATGAATTGAAGGAGAGGTATGTGGAGAAGAAATTGAGATGTTTTAGAAAGGGTGTGTTTAGAAATGGCAGGGTTTACATTgtccaatataaaaaaattatgaagtcACTTTTTCAAGTAGTTTGAAATTGTGAGATGTTTTTAGTTAACATTGGGTAGTGTATAAAGTTACTTTATCATGGAATTTCAAATGATaacttaataataatgacatttTTATGGTGTCTTGTATTTGTGATTTGATGagttaaagaaatttaaaatttgtgttgTGTATTCAAGAATTAGGCCCTTTTAAATATATACCACTATCAATTTCTTTAAGATCTTCTCCCATTTTTTCGTGTATATGTTAAAATACGGGCctgtttggtagaggagtttaAGTAGTGTTGTTTGTGGTTTTttaaaatacgtgtgggtgaaaaattttgtgaaaatatgtgtaatattgtttaaaaactgaaaatgagtGTTTGAAATGCCCTACCAAACAAgtattctcaaccaaaaaaaaatgcgGTTCGAAGTTTAAACGTCATTTTCCCATtgtctcattaaaaaaaaaaaaaaaaaaactttaacgTGGATTTATGTTAATATAACTTTTATCATATATCAATTATAAAATCATACTCCatacaacatatatatatatatatatatatatgtatacactaattatgaaaaaaagtttGTACTAAATATTTCTTA is a genomic window of Quercus lobata isolate SW786 chromosome 2, ValleyOak3.0 Primary Assembly, whole genome shotgun sequence containing:
- the LOC115977310 gene encoding probable LRR receptor-like serine/threonine-protein kinase At2g23950, with product MTPNAFLVFHLLLLLLLLLLPSAPLCMSYEPRNHEVEALISIKVGLSDPHGVLNNWDEDSVDPCSWAMITCSPENLVIGFGAPSQSLSGTLSGAIGNLTNLRQALLQNNNISGNIPPELGTLPKLETLDLSNNRLSGVVPGSLAQLNGLQYLRLNNNSLSGPFPVFLAKIPQLAFLDLSYNNLSGPVPKSPARTFNIVGNPLICGTSSNEGCFGSVTLVPPSSFLESSPGKHKSKKLAIALGVTISFIFLLCLAIAIWCRKRQRNQTILHINDNQEEGLTSLGNLRKFTFKELQSATENFSSKNILGAGGFGNVYKGKLGDGAMVAVKRLKDVTGATGESQFRTELEMISLAVHRNLLRLIGYCASPNERLLVYPYMANGSVASRLRGKPVLDWNTRKRIAIGAARGLVYLHEQCDPKIIHRDVKAANVLLDDYYEAVVGDFGLAKLLDHADSHVTTAVRGTVGHIAPEYLSTGQSSEKTDVFGFGILLLELITGMRAFEFGKTVNQKGAMLEWVKRIQQEKKVEVLVDRELGSNYDQIEVGEMLQVALLCTQYLPAHRPKMSEVVRMLEGDGLAEKWAASHNNTNPSMNHFHTNTNPAASKHDDNGHDRSSMFGAGEDDDEHSLDSFAMELSGPR